In the Theobroma cacao cultivar B97-61/B2 chromosome 1, Criollo_cocoa_genome_V2, whole genome shotgun sequence genome, one interval contains:
- the LOC18612770 gene encoding protein XRI1 isoform X1, with protein sequence MDYNNDQEPWNWHGENYGVEKNSNFDASQGVWTQVTLNEEDLSYMFDETTPVKECGDLSYHVAHNDNISKEPEDRRETSSQVKRRRMLQFDTHAIDSSLVCEEMPSAFLKSRERDESFEEVLPDASQWAAGFSEDASASSYEGLDQSCEGWLAEYFNDAEMLLSSDDMNLTGASDVPIDISELCNAQPEPGADAVQKQATRTPRNVVFKGRKSFIRTPPKLASSVAYPFAFIKPCGFHGDVTLKDINQRIRTPPPSKSKQSNEDLAAAFPTSAFSGKPVVGKTKIRTEGGKGSITIMRTKG encoded by the exons ATGGATTACAACAATGATCA GGAGCCTTGGAATTGGCATGGGGAGAATTATGGTGTTGAAAAGAACTCCAATTTTG ACGCCTCCCAAGGTGTATGGACTCAAGTGACCTTGAATGAGGAAGACCTTTCCTACATGTTTGATGAAACAACTCCTGTTAAGGAATGTGGGGATCTGTCATACCATGTTGCACATAATG ATAATATCAGCAAGGAACCAGAAGATAGGAGGGAGACCTCTTCACAAGTTAAAAGGCGCAGAATGCTTCAATTCGACACTCATGCAATAGATTCTTCCCTTGTCTGTGAAGAGATGCCATCTGCATTCCTAAAATCAAGG GAGAGGGATGAGTCATTTGAAGAGGTTTTGCCTGATGCATCACAGTGGGCTGCGGGATTTTCAG AAGATGCATCAGCTTCCAGTTATGAGGGCCTTGATCAATCGTGTGAAGGGTGGCTTGCTGAATATTTTAATGATGCAGAGATGCTTCTTAGCTCTGATGATAT GAATCTTACTGGGGCATCTGATGTTCCAATTGATATTTCAG AGTTGTGCAATGCCCAACCTGAGCCTGGCGCTGATGCTGTCCAAAAGCAGGCAACTCGAACTCCCCGAAATGTTGTTTTCAAAG GTAGGAAGTCTTTCATACGGACACCCCCTAAGCTAGCATCTTCTGTGGCCTATCCATTTGCTTTCATTAAACCCTGTGGTTTCCATGGAGATGTTACCTTGAAGGATATAAACCAGCGAATCCGAACTCCACCACcctcaaaatcaaaacaaagcAATGAAGATCTTGCTGCTGCTTTTCCAACTTCTGCTTTTTCTGGGAAGCCTGTTGTTGGCAAAACTAAAATTCGTACTGAAGGAGGAAAAGGCAGCATCACAATAATGAGAACCAAAGGCTGA
- the LOC18612770 gene encoding protein XRI1 isoform X2, which yields MEPWNWHGENYGVEKNSNFDASQGVWTQVTLNEEDLSYMFDETTPVKECGDLSYHVAHNDNISKEPEDRRETSSQVKRRRMLQFDTHAIDSSLVCEEMPSAFLKSRERDESFEEVLPDASQWAAGFSEDASASSYEGLDQSCEGWLAEYFNDAEMLLSSDDMNLTGASDVPIDISELCNAQPEPGADAVQKQATRTPRNVVFKGRKSFIRTPPKLASSVAYPFAFIKPCGFHGDVTLKDINQRIRTPPPSKSKQSNEDLAAAFPTSAFSGKPVVGKTKIRTEGGKGSITIMRTKG from the exons AT GGAGCCTTGGAATTGGCATGGGGAGAATTATGGTGTTGAAAAGAACTCCAATTTTG ACGCCTCCCAAGGTGTATGGACTCAAGTGACCTTGAATGAGGAAGACCTTTCCTACATGTTTGATGAAACAACTCCTGTTAAGGAATGTGGGGATCTGTCATACCATGTTGCACATAATG ATAATATCAGCAAGGAACCAGAAGATAGGAGGGAGACCTCTTCACAAGTTAAAAGGCGCAGAATGCTTCAATTCGACACTCATGCAATAGATTCTTCCCTTGTCTGTGAAGAGATGCCATCTGCATTCCTAAAATCAAGG GAGAGGGATGAGTCATTTGAAGAGGTTTTGCCTGATGCATCACAGTGGGCTGCGGGATTTTCAG AAGATGCATCAGCTTCCAGTTATGAGGGCCTTGATCAATCGTGTGAAGGGTGGCTTGCTGAATATTTTAATGATGCAGAGATGCTTCTTAGCTCTGATGATAT GAATCTTACTGGGGCATCTGATGTTCCAATTGATATTTCAG AGTTGTGCAATGCCCAACCTGAGCCTGGCGCTGATGCTGTCCAAAAGCAGGCAACTCGAACTCCCCGAAATGTTGTTTTCAAAG GTAGGAAGTCTTTCATACGGACACCCCCTAAGCTAGCATCTTCTGTGGCCTATCCATTTGCTTTCATTAAACCCTGTGGTTTCCATGGAGATGTTACCTTGAAGGATATAAACCAGCGAATCCGAACTCCACCACcctcaaaatcaaaacaaagcAATGAAGATCTTGCTGCTGCTTTTCCAACTTCTGCTTTTTCTGGGAAGCCTGTTGTTGGCAAAACTAAAATTCGTACTGAAGGAGGAAAAGGCAGCATCACAATAATGAGAACCAAAGGCTGA
- the LOC18612771 gene encoding purple acid phosphatase 15 isoform X1: protein MMFWLSFLFLLSIIAINDVVALVVADAKRIPSTLDGPFDPVTVPYDVSLRGNAVDLPDTDPRVLRRVKGFEPEQISVSLSVSYDSVWISWVTGEFQIGNNIKPLNPNAVASLVRYGRSRFPLTHEAIGYSLVYNQLYLFEGLKNYTSGIIHHVRLTGLKPSTLYYYRCGDPSISAMSDIYHFRTLPTSGPRSYPKRIAVVGDLGLTYNTTDTISHLTRNNPDLVILVGDVTYANLYLTNGTGSDCYDCSFPDTPIHETYQPRWDYWGRFMQSLISKTPIMVVEGNHEIEEQAGNQRFVAYSSRFAFPSKESESSSTFYYSFNAGGIHFIMLGAYIAYNKSAEQYKWLERDLAKVDRSMTPWLVAAWHPPWYSSYKAHYKEAECMRVEMEELLYSYGVDIVLNGHVHAYERSNRVYNFTLDPCGPVHITVGDGGNREKMAIEHADETGNCPEASSTYDMYMGGFCAKNFTSGPAAGKFCWDRQPDYSAFRESSFGHGILEVKNETWALWTWYRNQDSNTKVGDQIYIVRQPDICPVHHTLPKRWFADS, encoded by the exons ATGATGTTTTGGCTCTCCTTCCTTTTCCTACTCTCCATCATCGCCATCAACGACGTCGTGGCGTTAGTAGTTGCCGACGCCAAGAGGATTCCCTCCACCCTTGACGGGCCTTTCGACCCCGTAACCGTCCCTTACGACGTCAGCTTGCGCGGGAACGCCGTCGATTTGCCCGACACCGATCCCCGTGTCCTCCGCCGCGTCAAAGGATTCGAGCCCGAGCAGATTTCGGTCTCTCTTTCCGTTAGTTACGACTCTGTTTGGATCTCATGGGTCACAG GGGAATTCCAAATTGGTAACAACATAAAGCCTTTAAACCCTAATGCTGTTGCGAGTTTGGTTCGTTATGGGAGGTCAAGGTTTCCACTAACTCATGAAGCCATCGGCTATTCTTTGGTGTATAATCAACTTTACCTGTTTGAGGGCCTTAAGAATTATACTTCTGGGATCATCCACCATGTTCGTCTCACAG GGCTGAAACCTAGTACactatattattatcgatgtGGAGATCCTTCAATATCAGCCATGAGTGATATCTATCACTTCAGGACCCTGCCAACTTCTGGTCCCCGAAGCTACCCAAAGAGAATAGCAGTTGTGGGAGATCTTGGACTAACATATAATACAACTGACACAATTAGTCATTTGACAAGGAACAATCCTGATCTAGTTATATTGGTTGGTGATGTAACTTATGCAAACCTGTACCTCACAAATGGTACTGGCTCAGACTGCTATGATTGCTCATTTCCTGATACTCCAATACATGAGACCTATCAACCTCGTTGGGATTACTGGGGGAG GTTTATGCAGAGTTTAATTTCTAAAACTCCAATAATGGTGGTAGAAGGAAACCATGAAATAGAGGAGCAAGCTGGGAACCAGAGATTTGTAGCTTACAGTTCTCGGTTTGCATTCCCTTCCAAAGAAAGCGAATCGTCATCCACATTCTACTACTCCTTCAATGCAGGGGGAATACATTTTATCATGCTTGGAGCCTATATTGCTTATAATAAATCAG CGGAGCAATACAAGTGGCTGGAGAGGGACTTAGCTAAGGTTGATAGATCCATGACTCCATGGCTGGTGGCTGCTTGGCACCCACCATGGTACAGTTCGTATAAAGCCCATTATAAAGAGGCAGAATGTATGAGGGTGGAAATGGAAGAACTACTATACAGTTATGGTGTTGACATAGTCCTTAATGGACAT GTTCATGCATACGAGAGGTCCAATCGAGTTTACAATTTTACATTAGATCCATGTGGACCGGTACATATCACAGTAGGAGATGGGGGAAACCGTGAAAAGATGGCAATTGAACATGCTGATGAAACTGGTAACTGTCCAGAGGCATCATCTACTTATGACATGTATATGGGTGGCTTTTGTGCAAAAAACTTCACAAGTGGTCCAGCGGCTGGCAAGTTCTGTTGGGATCGGCAACCTGATTACAGTGCTTTCAGAGAAAGTAGCTTTGGCCATGGGATCCTGGAG GTGAAGAACGAGACTTGGGCCCTATGGACATGGTATCGGAACCAGGACTCAAATACTAAGGTTGGCGATCAAATTTACATAGTGAGGCAACCTGATATTTGTCCTGTGCATCACACGCTACCAAAACGTTGGTTTGCAGACAGTTAA
- the LOC18612771 gene encoding purple acid phosphatase 15 isoform X2 codes for MMFWLSFLFLLSIIAINDVVALVVADAKRIPSTLDGPFDPVTVPYDVSLRGNAVDLPDTDPRVLRRVKGFEPEQISVSLSVSYDSVWISWVTGEFQIGNNIKPLNPNAVASLVRYGRSRFPLTHEAIGYSLVYNQLYLFEGLKNYTSGIIHHVRLTGLKPSTLYYYRCGDPSISAMSDIYHFRTLPTSGPRSYPKRIAVVGDLGLTYNTTDTISHLTRNNPDLVILVGDVTYANLYLTNGTGSDCYDCSFPDTPIHETYQPRWDYWGRFMQSLISKTPIMVVEGNHEIEEQAGNQRFVAYSSRFAFPSKESESSSTFYYSFNAGGIHFIMLGAYIAYNKSAEQYKWLERDLAKVDRSMTPWLVAAWHPPWYSSYKAHYKEAECMRVEMEELLYSYGVDIVLNGHVHAYERSNRVYNFTLDPCGPVHITVGDGGNREKMAIEHADETGNCPEASSTYDMYMGGFCAKNFTSGPAAGKFCWDRQPDYSAFRESSFGHGILEVSLCISVSLHAFVQQMKHHSEERDLGPMDMVSEPGLKY; via the exons ATGATGTTTTGGCTCTCCTTCCTTTTCCTACTCTCCATCATCGCCATCAACGACGTCGTGGCGTTAGTAGTTGCCGACGCCAAGAGGATTCCCTCCACCCTTGACGGGCCTTTCGACCCCGTAACCGTCCCTTACGACGTCAGCTTGCGCGGGAACGCCGTCGATTTGCCCGACACCGATCCCCGTGTCCTCCGCCGCGTCAAAGGATTCGAGCCCGAGCAGATTTCGGTCTCTCTTTCCGTTAGTTACGACTCTGTTTGGATCTCATGGGTCACAG GGGAATTCCAAATTGGTAACAACATAAAGCCTTTAAACCCTAATGCTGTTGCGAGTTTGGTTCGTTATGGGAGGTCAAGGTTTCCACTAACTCATGAAGCCATCGGCTATTCTTTGGTGTATAATCAACTTTACCTGTTTGAGGGCCTTAAGAATTATACTTCTGGGATCATCCACCATGTTCGTCTCACAG GGCTGAAACCTAGTACactatattattatcgatgtGGAGATCCTTCAATATCAGCCATGAGTGATATCTATCACTTCAGGACCCTGCCAACTTCTGGTCCCCGAAGCTACCCAAAGAGAATAGCAGTTGTGGGAGATCTTGGACTAACATATAATACAACTGACACAATTAGTCATTTGACAAGGAACAATCCTGATCTAGTTATATTGGTTGGTGATGTAACTTATGCAAACCTGTACCTCACAAATGGTACTGGCTCAGACTGCTATGATTGCTCATTTCCTGATACTCCAATACATGAGACCTATCAACCTCGTTGGGATTACTGGGGGAG GTTTATGCAGAGTTTAATTTCTAAAACTCCAATAATGGTGGTAGAAGGAAACCATGAAATAGAGGAGCAAGCTGGGAACCAGAGATTTGTAGCTTACAGTTCTCGGTTTGCATTCCCTTCCAAAGAAAGCGAATCGTCATCCACATTCTACTACTCCTTCAATGCAGGGGGAATACATTTTATCATGCTTGGAGCCTATATTGCTTATAATAAATCAG CGGAGCAATACAAGTGGCTGGAGAGGGACTTAGCTAAGGTTGATAGATCCATGACTCCATGGCTGGTGGCTGCTTGGCACCCACCATGGTACAGTTCGTATAAAGCCCATTATAAAGAGGCAGAATGTATGAGGGTGGAAATGGAAGAACTACTATACAGTTATGGTGTTGACATAGTCCTTAATGGACAT GTTCATGCATACGAGAGGTCCAATCGAGTTTACAATTTTACATTAGATCCATGTGGACCGGTACATATCACAGTAGGAGATGGGGGAAACCGTGAAAAGATGGCAATTGAACATGCTGATGAAACTGGTAACTGTCCAGAGGCATCATCTACTTATGACATGTATATGGGTGGCTTTTGTGCAAAAAACTTCACAAGTGGTCCAGCGGCTGGCAAGTTCTGTTGGGATCGGCAACCTGATTACAGTGCTTTCAGAGAAAGTAGCTTTGGCCATGGGATCCTGGAGGTATCTCTGTGTATTTCTGTCTCTCTTCACGCATTTGTTCAACAGATGAAGCATCATA GTGAAGAACGAGACTTGGGCCCTATGGACATGGTATCGGAACCAGGACTCAAATACTAA